The stretch of DNA TTCGCCGCATCCTCCCAAGATATCCGATTTGGTTCAGACATCGTGTGGGCGGTATATCCCTAACTATTTTGAACTTAATATAACGGCCGGGGAAAAAGATTGATGAGTGCTGGGGTCAGCAATTAATGGCTCTTTTCAGAGAGGAAAAGAAACAACTTTTAGAATGGGGATAAGAAAAGGCGCTTAATGGGTTGCCAGGAACACCATCAACGAAGGCATTAGAGCAAGTTTTTTTAGTGAGTGAATTTAAGAATAAATTATGGAACTTTAAGTTTATTAAATAATGAACTAATATTTTTTCATCTAGACGGGCTCCAAATTCCTTTCCGTGTGTATTATATAGGGTATTGGCATACCAGATCTCTATGCACATGAAAGGAAGTGTTACAATGGATAATATGATTCCGCCACATACTATGGGGGCTAATGTACTTCCCCAGCATCAAATGCATTATGGCTATGCAGCTCCATGTGTTCAAACACGTGGTTGCGAAAGTTTTATCATTATAATCGTGTTGTTTATTTTATTAATCATTAT from Neobacillus sp. CF12 encodes:
- a CDS encoding YjcZ family sporulation protein, producing MDNMIPPHTMGANVLPQHQMHYGYAAPCVQTRGCESFIIIIVLFILLIIIGAFAFCD